The sequence below is a genomic window from Clostridium putrefaciens.
GCATATAAGTATATAATTTAATATGAAATATAATTTACATAAAAATATAAATAAAATAGATGATACTATCAATATTTATTTTATTACAGGCTAAAACATATAATCTTAGAAAGTCTTCTTATATTCATATCCATTTTATCTGAACATTCTTATTGTTTCTGATTATTTGAATTCTAGAACTTATCTCATGATTAATAATTCTAATGTTATAGTTCATGTTAGTTCGGTGAAAAATTAAAAGTTTTAAAAACTATAAGATTTTAAAATTTATGAAGTTAAGAATAACAAAAGTGGTATTTAGATGACGGTAATATTAAAATAAGTTATGTTTCCTTTATCCAGTACTATTAAGAACATTTAAATTATGTTATTAATGTCATTTTAAAGTTTACTGACTTCTAATATTTTTAAGTGAAAGTTAAGATAAGTGTGATGTTTGATAAGGAACTTTTAATTTTGATTGGTAGTAACATTCCAAATGAAATTAAGAATCTTATGTATTAAAAGTGGAGGTGTAATTTTGTCAATAGATAATTATGAAAAGGTAACTTTAGTTGAGTTGCGAAAAAAGGCTAAAGAATTAGACATAAAAAATATAAGTAAATTTAAAAAAGGCGAATTAATTGAAGAAATAAAAAAGGTTTTACCATTACCAGTGTCAATGCAAAAAAATGGTGTGGTTCTTCAAGAAAAGATAGCTCCTAAGATTAAAGAAGAACTTTTAGGGGATAAGCGTGAAATTAAAGAAGAACCTCTTAAAAACAACGTTTTAATTAATAATGAAGAAAAAAGGCCGAATAATATTACTGTGGACAAGGCAGAAGAAGAGAACAAAAAAGAGAGATTGAAAACCATGATAAATGACTCTCAGTCTGCAAGAGGAGTATTAGAGGTAAATGAAAATAATAACTTTGGATTTTTAAGAGGTAAGAATTATCTCACAAGTACAGATGACATATATGTATCCCCCTCTCAAATAAGAAGGTTTAACTTAAGAACTGGTGACGAGGTAGAAGGAAAAGTAAGAATACCTAAAGATGGTGAAAAGTTTAAAGCTCTTTTATATGTTGAAAGAGTAAATGGTGAAAACCCTGAAAAGGCTGTAGGAAGGAAATCATTTGAAAGACTTGTACCAGTATACCCAGATCAAAGATTAAGACTTGAAACTCACCATGAGAATAACCTATCTTCAAGACTTATGGATATAATAAGCCCTATTGGAAAAGGACAAAGAGGAATGATTGTAGCTCCACCTAAAGCAGGAAAAACTACTTTGCTTAAAAAGATAGCACAAAACATCTCTTATAATTATCCTGAAATAAAACTTATAGTTGTTTTAATAGACGAGAGACCAGAAGAAGTTACAGATATGCAAAGGTCTATAAATGGAGAGGTAATATACTCTACATTTGATGAGGAACCAGATCATCACACAAAGGTTGCGCAAATGGTACTTGAAAGAGCTAAACGTATGGTAGAACAAGGTCAAGACGTTGTAATATTATTAGATAGTATTACAAGACTTGCTAGGGCATATAATCTTACTGTTAATCCATCAGGAAGAACTTTATCAGGGGGTCTTGATCCAGGCGCTTTAATAATGCCAAAGAAATTCTTTGGAGCTGCAAGAAATATTGAAGAAGGTGGAAGTCTTACTATACTTGCAACAGCATTAGTTGAAACAGGAAGTAGAATGGATGATATGATATTTGAAGAATTTAAGGGAACTGGAAATATGGAAGTTCATTTAGATAGAAAGCTTCAAGAAAGAAGAATTTTCCCAGCTATTGATATTTATAGATCAGGAACTAGAAAAGAAGATTTATTACTAACAGAAGATGAAAAAGACGTAGCATATAATATAAGAAAAGTTATGTATAGAGAAGGAAATATTGAAACGATAACGGGGAACTTAATAAGTTTATTATCTAGAACAAAGAATAATAAAGAATTGTTACAAATGATAAAAAAGATAGATATTTCTAAATAAGATTTAAAAATAAAATAAGATATGTAAGAATTTAAATAAAATAATATGTAATCTTATTATGAAATTAGTAAAAAAGGGCAAAAAAAAAGCAGTTGAGGAAGATCAATAGATCTTCCTCATATAGCTTTATTCTTCGCTTTTTAAGTTGAACTTCTTATTGAATCTTTCAACTCTTCCTCCAACGTCAACGATCTTTTGACGACCAGTGAAGAAAGGATGGCATTTTGAACAAATTTCCACTTTTAGTTCATCTTTAACTGAACCAGTAGTGAATGTATTTCCACATGCACATTTAACTACAGCCTCATGATTGTAATTTGGGTGTATGCCTTCTCTCATATGTTTCACCTCTTTCAAATTGCGGATTACCGCTTATAACTATTAGATTATATCACGAAGTTTTATTAATAGTCAAGATACCTGATTATATTTTAAAGGATAAAAAGTGTAATAACATATCTTTTTTATATTATAATTAAATGTTATAATCATAAAGTAGATTTTTAGAATCATTTATTTTAGGAATGCTACTTATAATTATTAAGAAGGGGCGAGTTTTAATTGGCTAAATTATACTTTAGATATGGAGCTATGAATTCGGGTAAGTCTACTAGTCTTATGCAAGTAGCTTATAATTATGAAGAAAGAGGAATGAAAGTTATAATTATAAAACCGAAGACAGATACTAAGGGCGGAAATAAAATAACTTCAAGACTTGGAGTTGAAAGAGATGTGGATATGCTATTGGACACTAATGAAGATGCCTATTCAAATATAGAAAGGCATATAAAAAATAAGAATACTATTAATTGTATATTAGTAGATGAAGTCCAATTCTTAAAATCACATCATATAGATGAGCTTTTTAAGGTGTCTGTAATTATGGATATACCAGTCATTTGTTATGGACTTCGCACTGATTTTCAAATGGAAGGATTTGAAGGTAGTAAAAGATTGCTTCTTCTAGCTCATAGTATTGAAGAGATGAAAACCATATGTACTTGTGGAAAAAAAGCCTTACTTAATGGGAGAAAGATTAATGGCAAATATGTATTTGAGGGAAATCAGATAGCTATAGATAATGAAGATGAAGTGGAGTACGAATCCTTATGCCCAAGATGTTATTTTAAATATAAGGCTGAATTTGAACTAAATTAAATATAATTTAGCATAAGTTTGAATTTGAAATTAACAAGATATAATATATCGTTAAAGAAATAATTAAAGGATTTAAGAAATAAAAAGAATTTTAAAAAGAGAGTTGATATTATATATGAAAAAGGATTATGCCGTTGGTGGTCAAGCCATAATTGAAGGTGTAATGATGAGGGGAAATAAAGGCATTGCAACTGCAATAAGAATACCTGATGGAACCATAAAGGTAGAATTTAAAAATGCTTCATCTATAAGAGATAAAAACAAGATATTACGGATACCTATCATAAGAGGGTTTGTAGCGTTAATTGAATCTTTGGTTACAGGTATAGAAACCTTAAATTACTCTTCTAGTTTCTTTGAAGAAGAAGGAAACAGTGAGTCTAGTATAGAAAGGTTTCTAAATAAATTGTTTAAAGGTAAAAGCGATAAGATATTAATGGGTATTATTTTAAGTGTGTCCTTTATTATTTCTGGAATCATATTCATCCTTATACCTACAATAATTGCAAATTTATTTAAAAAATTAGGTTTCAGTAATGTAGGGTTAAATATAATAGAAGGTGTTTTTAGGGTTAGCATATTCATGATGTATATATTAGCAATTTCTAAGATGGAAGACATATATAGGCTCTTACAGTACCATGGAGCAGAACATAAGACTATATTTTGTTATGAAGCTAAAGAGGATCTAACTGTAGGAAATGTAATGAAATATAAAAGGTTTCACCCAAGATGTGGTACCAACTTTTTATTTCTTGTAATGATAGTTAGTATAATATTACTTTCAATAACTGGGTGGAGTAGTTTAGGAGAAAGGGTACTATATAGAATATTACTATTACCAATAGTCTCTGGGTTTAGTTTTGAAATAATAAAGTGGCTTTCAAAAAGTAATAGTAAACTTTCGAAAATGTTAGCATATCCAGGTCTAAAATTACAAATGCTAACAACGAGAGAACCTGATGAAGCTCAAGTTGAAGTGGCTATAGCATCACTAAAGGCTGCTGAAGGCATTAAGGAAACTGATAAAACCATAGGAGAACTTTTAAATATGGGGAATGAAATATTAAAAGAATCATCTATTCCTAGTTATATATTAGATACTCAACTTTTGCTTGCTAAGACATTAGATGTAGATAAACTTTATGTTATAACTAATAGAAATTTAAAAGTCAGCCCTAAAGAGGAAAAGGAATTTATGGAACTTATAAACCTTAGAAAGGGTAGTATGCCTATTAAATATATATTAGGTAAGACGGAGTTTATGGGAATAGATTTAAATGTTAAAGAAGGAGTGCTGATACCAAGGCCAGATACAGAAAACTTAGTTGAAATAGTTTTAGAATATATAGAAAAAGAAAACTATGAAAACATATGTGATTTATGTACTGGAAGTGGGGCTATAGGTATTTCTTTAGCATATCACAAGGATAATATAAATGTTCATTGTATAGATATTAGCCCTATTTCAAA
It includes:
- the rho gene encoding transcription termination factor Rho, which gives rise to MSIDNYEKVTLVELRKKAKELDIKNISKFKKGELIEEIKKVLPLPVSMQKNGVVLQEKIAPKIKEELLGDKREIKEEPLKNNVLINNEEKRPNNITVDKAEEENKKERLKTMINDSQSARGVLEVNENNNFGFLRGKNYLTSTDDIYVSPSQIRRFNLRTGDEVEGKVRIPKDGEKFKALLYVERVNGENPEKAVGRKSFERLVPVYPDQRLRLETHHENNLSSRLMDIISPIGKGQRGMIVAPPKAGKTTLLKKIAQNISYNYPEIKLIVVLIDERPEEVTDMQRSINGEVIYSTFDEEPDHHTKVAQMVLERAKRMVEQGQDVVILLDSITRLARAYNLTVNPSGRTLSGGLDPGALIMPKKFFGAARNIEEGGSLTILATALVETGSRMDDMIFEEFKGTGNMEVHLDRKLQERRIFPAIDIYRSGTRKEDLLLTEDEKDVAYNIRKVMYREGNIETITGNLISLLSRTKNNKELLQMIKKIDISK
- the rpmE gene encoding 50S ribosomal protein L31, yielding MREGIHPNYNHEAVVKCACGNTFTTGSVKDELKVEICSKCHPFFTGRQKIVDVGGRVERFNKKFNLKSEE
- a CDS encoding thymidine kinase, which codes for MAKLYFRYGAMNSGKSTSLMQVAYNYEERGMKVIIIKPKTDTKGGNKITSRLGVERDVDMLLDTNEDAYSNIERHIKNKNTINCILVDEVQFLKSHHIDELFKVSVIMDIPVICYGLRTDFQMEGFEGSKRLLLLAHSIEEMKTICTCGKKALLNGRKINGKYVFEGNQIAIDNEDEVEYESLCPRCYFKYKAEFELN
- the prmC gene encoding peptide chain release factor N(5)-glutamine methyltransferase, translating into MKKDYAVGGQAIIEGVMMRGNKGIATAIRIPDGTIKVEFKNASSIRDKNKILRIPIIRGFVALIESLVTGIETLNYSSSFFEEEGNSESSIERFLNKLFKGKSDKILMGIILSVSFIISGIIFILIPTIIANLFKKLGFSNVGLNIIEGVFRVSIFMMYILAISKMEDIYRLLQYHGAEHKTIFCYEAKEDLTVGNVMKYKRFHPRCGTNFLFLVMIVSIILLSITGWSSLGERVLYRILLLPIVSGFSFEIIKWLSKSNSKLSKMLAYPGLKLQMLTTREPDEAQVEVAIASLKAAEGIKETDKTIGELLNMGNEILKESSIPSYILDTQLLLAKTLDVDKLYVITNRNLKVSPKEEKEFMELINLRKGSMPIKYILGKTEFMGIDLNVKEGVLIPRPDTENLVEIVLEYIEKENYENICDLCTGSGAIGISLAYHKDNINVHCIDISPISNEVVLENINKFGLSDRVRFINSDLLKIPIKEGYKYDVLVSNPPYIKSEEIDTLMEDVKSFEPHLALDGGEDGLIFYKTITRESKEILNSKGLIAFEIGKDQGIEVSEILSSFGYKNIKIIKDLSGFDRVVIGKNSI